A single window of Desulfovibrio psychrotolerans DNA harbors:
- the mrdA gene encoding penicillin-binding protein 2: MSMHLDPEGYQPPKMGLLLLQGVVALLFLCFSLRFWFLQIHKGEDFARLARENRLRQERVYAPRGLLRAADGELLAENRPAYALGLVREDCKDIASTIAQISHWTNIPVETLWAKYFKDKPKVKPFEPLVLAPDIPFDLLAQIESNLILWPGLEIVVRPRRHYLQGPLFAHILGYVAEANEKELEGDSDLDLGDSVGKQGLELVLDTRLRGEKGLRQLEVDVMGRRLSRKEVLEPKAGESVKLSLDLGLQQIAYKQLEGQAGGIVVMDPDSGKLLALVTSPSYDNNAFASGLSGKQWAELRDDPYFPLQNRVIQSVYPPGSVWKILMAGLLLKEGVDPRESVHCNGEFYLGKTLFRCWKKHGHGRMDMARSLIESCDVYYYEMINRVGIDKVEAFARANGFGEQTGLGLPHERSGLVPSRDWKRKRFGESWQRGETVITAIGQGFTLTTPVQIACFISSLMNGGKLMQPSLLADAEPVVRRTTPLTEPQRAFLLKAMQDTVEDPRGTAKRLLTKGADIGGKTGTAQVVKLKFKNNDERVKNEDMEYWERDHAWMAAWGAKDGQRYVVVCMVEHGGGGSSVAGPVVKNIFDYLFDGKDGDDDGV; this comes from the coding sequence ATGTCAATGCATCTTGACCCGGAAGGGTATCAGCCGCCCAAAATGGGGCTGCTTCTTTTGCAGGGCGTGGTGGCACTGCTGTTCCTGTGCTTTTCTTTGCGTTTCTGGTTTCTGCAGATTCACAAGGGAGAAGACTTTGCCCGGCTGGCGCGTGAGAACAGGCTGCGGCAGGAGCGGGTGTATGCTCCGCGCGGGCTGCTCAGGGCTGCTGACGGCGAACTGCTCGCGGAGAACCGTCCTGCCTACGCTCTTGGGCTGGTGCGGGAAGACTGCAAGGACATTGCCTCCACCATTGCGCAGATAAGCCATTGGACGAACATTCCGGTGGAAACACTGTGGGCAAAATATTTCAAGGACAAGCCCAAGGTCAAACCGTTCGAGCCTCTGGTGCTTGCCCCGGATATTCCCTTTGACCTGCTGGCGCAGATAGAGTCCAATCTCATTCTGTGGCCGGGACTGGAGATTGTGGTGCGCCCCCGGCGGCACTATCTGCAGGGACCGCTTTTCGCCCATATTCTGGGATACGTGGCGGAAGCCAACGAAAAGGAACTGGAGGGAGACTCTGATCTGGATCTGGGCGATTCCGTGGGCAAGCAGGGGCTGGAACTCGTTCTGGATACTCGTTTGCGGGGCGAAAAGGGACTGCGGCAGCTTGAAGTGGATGTAATGGGCCGCAGGCTGAGCCGCAAAGAGGTACTGGAACCCAAGGCGGGAGAATCCGTCAAGCTTTCGCTGGATCTCGGGTTGCAGCAGATTGCCTATAAGCAGCTTGAGGGACAGGCCGGTGGTATTGTGGTCATGGACCCGGATTCCGGCAAGCTGCTGGCTTTGGTTACCAGCCCGAGTTACGATAACAATGCCTTTGCCTCTGGTCTTTCGGGCAAGCAGTGGGCCGAGTTGCGTGATGATCCGTATTTTCCGTTGCAGAACCGGGTTATTCAGTCGGTGTATCCGCCCGGTTCCGTCTGGAAGATTCTCATGGCCGGGTTGCTGCTCAAGGAAGGGGTGGACCCGCGTGAATCCGTGCATTGCAACGGAGAATTTTATCTGGGCAAAACCCTGTTCCGCTGCTGGAAAAAGCACGGGCACGGCAGGATGGACATGGCCCGTTCGCTCATTGAATCGTGCGACGTCTATTATTATGAAATGATAAACCGTGTGGGCATAGACAAGGTGGAAGCCTTTGCCCGGGCCAACGGTTTTGGCGAGCAGACCGGACTGGGGTTGCCGCACGAGCGTTCGGGACTTGTGCCTTCACGCGACTGGAAGCGCAAACGCTTCGGTGAATCGTGGCAGCGCGGCGAAACGGTCATTACCGCCATAGGGCAGGGATTTACCCTGACCACACCGGTGCAGATTGCCTGCTTTATCTCCTCGCTCATGAACGGCGGCAAGCTTATGCAGCCCAGCCTGCTGGCCGACGCGGAGCCGGTGGTGCGAAGGACAACGCCGCTAACCGAACCCCAACGGGCCTTTTTGCTCAAGGCCATGCAGGATACGGTGGAAGACCCGCGCGGCACGGCCAAACGGCTGCTTACCAAGGGAGCGGACATAGGGGGCAAGACCGGCACCGCACAGGTGGTGAAGCTCAAGTTCAAGAACAATGACGAACGTGTGAAGAACGAGGACATGGAGTACTGGGAGCGTGACCACGCATGGATGGCCGCATGGGGTGCCAAGGACGGACAGCGGTATGTGGTGGTCTGCATGGTTGAGCACGGTGGCGGGGGAAGTTCCGTTGCCGGGCCGGTGGTGAAGAATATTTTTGACTATCTCTTCGACGGCAAGGATGGGGATGACGATGGCGTTTGA